Genomic window (Candidatus Dadabacteria bacterium):
AAGGAAATTCGCACTATACATAAATTTAAGCTTGCTAAAAAACAGGAAGTCCTACGTGGTCGGGAATTGGATCTCGCAATGGAAAGAGGACTTGGATATATGGAAAAGGAAAATTTACCGGAAACGCCCCTTGGATGCTGAGGGTGAAGGTTCCTTGTTGGGCGATATGCGCAAGTGGTATCGGCAGTTCTACCCCGACGACGATTTGCTTGGAGGGAATATCCGTGGCAGCTGACTTCCGTACCCCAATTTCGAAGGCGGTTCGGCCGGAGGACACGACGGAAGTGCTGTCAAAGTACCGCAGAAGCCAAGGGCGCGGCAAGGAAGAGTATGCCAGCATGGTAACGGCGTTTTACGACCTCATCACTGATGCTTACGAGTATGGATGGGGACAGTCGTTTCACTTCGCGCTGATGGAGCCCGGGGTGTCTTTCGGGGAATCCATTGCCAACCATGAGTATTTTCTGGGCGAAGCCATCGGACTGAAGCCGGGAATGAAGGTGCTTGATGTCGGGTGCGGCGTGGGCGGACCCCTGCGTTCTCTCGCAAGAAAGTACGGAGCTTCGATCGTGGGCCTCAACATCAGCGAATATCAGCTCGCAAAGTGCTCCGCGTATAACGGCAAGGCTGGCTTGGACCATCTCTGCAGCGTCCTCCACGGCGATTTCCTGAATATACAGGCGGAAGACGGGAGCTTCGACGCGGCTTACCATATCGAGGCCCTCCCTCATGCTCCGGACAAAGTCGCCGCCTTTGCCGAGATATTTCGTGTATTGCGGCCCGGCGCGGTCTTTGTCGGTTACGATTGGTGCATGACCCCCCTTTACGACGGCGGAAACCCCGGGCACCGAGAACTCAGGGAAGGAATCGAATACGGCAACGCTCTTTCGCAAATCGCTTCATTCACGCAGGTAAACGACGGCCTGCGGGCAGTTGGTTTCGAACTTGTCGAGGCGTTTGATCGCGCTCTGGACGCCGACATCAGGACGCCGTGGTATCAGCCGCTGGAAGGCAGCAGCCTGAATCTGAGGAGATTGCCGAGAACGGCGCTTGGCCGCAAAATCACTTCGGTGGCCCTGCGCGTTCTGGAAGATGTACGCGCCGTACCGAGAGGGTCATCCAAGGTACAGGAAATTCTCAATACCGCGGCTGACAGTCTCGTGGCCGCAGGACGTCTGGGAATTTTTACGCCCATGTACTACCACAAGGCGTGCAAGCCGGGATAATTCATGCAATGTAACAGGCCCCGGTACGGTTGCGGGTACGGTCACAGGGTGGAGCAGGTTATCTGCGGTTTTTCGTCTCCCGATACAGAGCCTCCGCGCGAAGTTTCAATCCCGCTCCCACATCGCCAAATCCGCGACGCATGTAACCGCCGAAAAACAGCGAGACGAACGGTGAAAGCACGCCGCTTAACAGGTCAACATTATGGTAGGTGCAGCTTGTGTCGCTTACAGGTTCCAGATGCTGCTCCCGCACCACAAACAAGAGCCAGGAAGTTCCGAAATTCCTGCTCCAGGCAAGAAGGCGTGGTTTTTCAAATGCGCATAAAGTTTCAGTTATTCTGAATTTTGTGGGCCCCATTCTTACCAATAGACGAACGGGCGACCCGATTTTAAAATCGGTTCTGGCTCGAGGTGTGAACGGATTCCACTCGCCGTAATTCTCGACGTCAGTCAGGACATCCCAAACGAAGTCAATGGGCGCGTCGATCTGAATGCGGTCGGTATGTACTTCTCTATTGATGCTCATTTTCGCTGCTCCCGGCTAGAGTTTTAACCCATGCATCCGAGTTGTCCCATAGAAGTTTCGACACATCCCGGTCTTTCGTATCGCCGGATGATTCCGCTGTTTCGCAACGCACGTAATATTTCCCACCTTGGAGTGGGTACTTGCTGGCGCACATCACGGAAGTCTGCGCGCCGAATACCGGACGCAGCAGGACAACAGACGCGAGCGCGGAACAGATTCTATTTAGAATATACCCGATCCTCCCTTCGTATTCCTGAGTCTGCATAAGGTTAGTCATAACAGAGCCGGGGTGCACCGCCGCCGACTGGAGGTTGTACTTTTCGGCAAATCGCCTCTGGATCTCGAAAGTAAAGTGGACTAACGCCAGTTTTGACAGCCCGTAAGCATCCCAGGAGTGATAGTCCCCGTAATCGCCAAACATGCTCTTGTTTTTCACTCTATCGTGCAGGTGGGAAGTCACGTTCACAATTCGCGCGTCTCCGCTTTCAAGACCGTTCTGCTTGAGAAGCGGAATCAGCAGGCTCGTCAGGTGGAAAGTTCCGAGGAAGTTAGTCCGCCAGTGAATTTCGAAACCGTCTTTCGTCATGGGCGGCTTTTTTCTCGGATTAAGGATATTCTTGTGAATCCCCGCGTTATTGACAAGTACGTGCAACCGGTCGTTGTAATTTTTCCGGTACCACGTCGTGAAATCATTGACGCTTTTAACATCGCAGAGGTCTAACCTGCGGGCTTTAATCTTTTTCTCATCGGCGCCAATGATTCGCAAGTCTTTCCTTAAAGAGTTTTCCATCAGTTCAACATCGTGAATACTGGTGACAACTACCGTGGCTCCCCAGCTTGCGAGGATCCTGGCCGTTTCGTAGCCGATTGAATTAGGAGCGGCACCTGTCACAATGACGTTCCGACCCGACATATCAGTTTCTTCCGCCATCGGCTTGCTCGTGAACAACCGCATGATATGAGTTACGGATTTTGAGAACGTCTTAGGCATGTGGAAACAGTATTATGTATAAAGCGTGGTCTCGCGTACAGCTGATCTTTATATAACACAAAAGCGCGGCCGGCTGCAGGACTCACTCTCGGGAATTGGTGACTAGGGGTTTGCTTGCTTCCCACAGCCTGGTTCCGTTTTTCTCGTCCGCCGCCGCGGGAGACACTGACTTTCGCTGCATTAAATGCAGGTAGATGCCTGTGTCGGTACCGGCCTCTTCCGCGCAGCACAAGTAGATTACCGGTCCGATAGCTTCTTCCGGGGACTGAAAAAAATATCTCAGCAGCGGGTTGACTAGGGGCTTCAGAATGAACGGTGTTTCCCGCGAAATGTTCGTGGCGACGCCTCCCGGACACATTGAGTGAACCGCAACCTCGGTTCTGCCACCCGTGTTCAGACGGCGCGAGAGTTCAGTCGCGAACGTACACATAACAAGCTTGCTGATACCGTAGTACTTGAAGCCTTCTCCGGGCTTGTAATCGGTAAATTCCCCGAGGCGGTCAAAATCGATGGTATGAGAGGATCGATGAGCTTCGGATGAGACGAAGATAATTCGTGGCGTCTCTCCTGCCTGGCCGGACGGACGGATCACGCCGTCTTTTAACCACCGGTCAATCATGACGCGACTTGCGAGGAAATGAACCGTGAACATTGTCTCGTATCCCTGTGGCGTTCTGGTCGCCTTTTGGAGCGCCAGGCCTGCGT
Coding sequences:
- a CDS encoding methyltransferase domain-containing protein, with translation MLRVKVPCWAICASGIGSSTPTTICLEGISVAADFRTPISKAVRPEDTTEVLSKYRRSQGRGKEEYASMVTAFYDLITDAYEYGWGQSFHFALMEPGVSFGESIANHEYFLGEAIGLKPGMKVLDVGCGVGGPLRSLARKYGASIVGLNISEYQLAKCSAYNGKAGLDHLCSVLHGDFLNIQAEDGSFDAAYHIEALPHAPDKVAAFAEIFRVLRPGAVFVGYDWCMTPLYDGGNPGHRELREGIEYGNALSQIASFTQVNDGLRAVGFELVEAFDRALDADIRTPWYQPLEGSSLNLRRLPRTALGRKITSVALRVLEDVRAVPRGSSKVQEILNTAADSLVAAGRLGIFTPMYYHKACKPG
- a CDS encoding SRPBCC domain-containing protein — translated: MSINREVHTDRIQIDAPIDFVWDVLTDVENYGEWNPFTPRARTDFKIGSPVRLLVRMGPTKFRITETLCAFEKPRLLAWSRNFGTSWLLFVVREQHLEPVSDTSCTYHNVDLLSGVLSPFVSLFFGGYMRRGFGDVGAGLKLRAEALYRETKNRR
- a CDS encoding SDR family NAD(P)-dependent oxidoreductase, which codes for MPKTFSKSVTHIMRLFTSKPMAEETDMSGRNVIVTGAAPNSIGYETARILASWGATVVVTSIHDVELMENSLRKDLRIIGADEKKIKARRLDLCDVKSVNDFTTWYRKNYNDRLHVLVNNAGIHKNILNPRKKPPMTKDGFEIHWRTNFLGTFHLTSLLIPLLKQNGLESGDARIVNVTSHLHDRVKNKSMFGDYGDYHSWDAYGLSKLALVHFTFEIQRRFAEKYNLQSAAVHPGSVMTNLMQTQEYEGRIGYILNRICSALASVVLLRPVFGAQTSVMCASKYPLQGGKYYVRCETAESSGDTKDRDVSKLLWDNSDAWVKTLAGSSENEHQ
- a CDS encoding SDR family NAD(P)-dependent oxidoreductase, which gives rise to MKRKTKQMGDGSFIDAIIIAIRDLAQPKVSEVNPVPKHVRIDGKTCLITGANSGLGRAAAAELARRGANMILACRPGHTKTCDEIKRLSGSENVEMMEVDLSDLRSVHRLCDQLSSRNVKIDIAVLNAGLALQKATRTPQGYETMFTVHFLASRVMIDRWLKDGVIRPSGQAGETPRIIFVSSEAHRSSHTIDFDRLGEFTDYKPGEGFKYYGISKLVMCTFATELSRRLNTGGRTEVAVHSMCPGGVATNISRETPFILKPLVNPLLRYFFQSPEEAIGPVIYLCCAEEAGTDTGIYLHLMQRKSVSPAAADEKNGTRLWEASKPLVTNSRE